A window of Streptomyces armeniacus contains these coding sequences:
- a CDS encoding methylated-DNA--[protein]-cysteine S-methyltransferase — translation MLYAIHPSPLGELLLAGPEPGALASVSVPGQKGGATVLPDWRRDDAAFAAAAEQFDAYFAGELKEFDLRLATRGTDFRERVWAALDEIPYGATVTYGRLAAMAGVDPRAVRAVGGAVGSNPLTVIHPCHRVIGANGSLTGYAGGLDRKRQLLTLEGALA, via the coding sequence ATGCTGTACGCAATCCACCCCAGCCCGCTCGGCGAACTGCTCCTCGCGGGCCCCGAGCCCGGCGCCCTCGCGTCGGTGTCCGTACCCGGCCAGAAGGGCGGCGCCACGGTGCTCCCGGACTGGCGGCGGGACGACGCCGCGTTCGCGGCCGCGGCGGAGCAGTTCGACGCGTACTTCGCCGGTGAGCTCAAGGAGTTCGACCTCCGGCTCGCCACCAGGGGCACCGACTTCCGCGAGCGGGTGTGGGCGGCGCTGGACGAGATCCCGTACGGCGCGACCGTCACGTACGGCCGGCTGGCCGCTATGGCGGGCGTGGACCCGCGCGCCGTACGGGCGGTGGGCGGCGCCGTCGGCTCGAACCCGCTGACGGTCATCCACCCGTGCCACCGCGTCATCGGCGCGAACGGATCACTCACCGGCTACGCGGGCGGCCTGGACCGCAAGCGCCAACTGCTCACGCTGGAGGGCGCGCTGGCGTAG
- a CDS encoding PPOX class F420-dependent oxidoreductase — MTDIARNKAFSSSERAYLATQRLGRLATVDPDGQPQANPVGFFPQDDGTILVGGYAMGTTKKWRNLQANPKLSLVVDDIASVSPWRVRGVEIRGEAELLTGPHGLGAHFSEELIRIHPRWIHSWSLDDD, encoded by the coding sequence ATGACGGACATCGCACGCAACAAGGCGTTCAGCTCGTCGGAGCGCGCCTATCTCGCCACGCAGCGCCTGGGGCGGCTCGCGACCGTCGACCCGGACGGCCAGCCGCAGGCCAACCCGGTCGGCTTCTTCCCGCAGGACGACGGCACGATCCTGGTCGGCGGCTACGCGATGGGCACCACGAAGAAGTGGCGCAATCTGCAGGCCAATCCGAAGCTCTCCCTCGTCGTCGACGACATCGCGAGCGTGTCGCCGTGGCGCGTGCGCGGGGTGGAGATACGCGGCGAGGCCGAGCTGCTCACCGGGCCGCACGGTCTCGGCGCGCACTTCAGCGAGGAGCTCATCCGCATCCACCCGCGGTGGATCCACAGCTGGAGCCTGGACGACGACTGA
- a CDS encoding DUF6059 family protein: MYRTATPPVAPPAAPEPPPELRGTGPEHPERVRPEIPLTPVERAIRDELRDLA, from the coding sequence TTGTACCGCACCGCCACACCGCCCGTCGCGCCGCCCGCCGCCCCGGAGCCGCCCCCGGAGCTGCGGGGCACCGGACCCGAGCACCCCGAGCGGGTCCGCCCGGAGATCCCGCTGACCCCCGTGGAGCGCGCGATCCGGGACGAGTTGCGCGACCTGGCCTGA
- a CDS encoding amidohydrolase family protein, whose translation MSGAPDRVIDAHHHVWDLSVRDQDWITGPELAPLRRNFPLRELEPQARAAGVTATVVVQTVTVPEETPELLALAARRGTLVAGVVGWADLTSPGLADTLDALRQLPGGDRLVGIRHQVQSEPDPRWLLRPDVRRGLRLLAERGLVYDLVVRPHQLPAAYEAAAACPELAFVLDHLGKPPVASGALEPWAGAVRRLAALPNTAGKLSGLVTEAAPGAWTVGGLRPYAETALDAFGADRLMFGSDWPVCGLAADYTGVLAAARALTGGLSAAERSAVFADTAARTYGLHGL comes from the coding sequence GTGAGCGGGGCGCCGGACCGTGTGATCGACGCGCACCACCACGTATGGGACCTCTCGGTGCGCGACCAGGACTGGATCACCGGCCCGGAACTCGCCCCGCTCCGCCGGAACTTCCCCCTCCGCGAACTCGAACCCCAGGCGCGGGCCGCCGGAGTCACCGCCACCGTCGTCGTACAGACCGTCACGGTGCCCGAGGAGACCCCGGAACTCCTCGCGCTCGCCGCCCGCCGCGGCACGCTCGTCGCGGGCGTTGTCGGCTGGGCCGACCTGACCTCCCCCGGGCTCGCCGACACCCTCGACGCGCTGCGCCAACTGCCCGGCGGCGACCGGCTGGTGGGCATCCGGCACCAGGTCCAGAGCGAGCCCGACCCGCGGTGGCTGCTGCGGCCCGACGTACGGCGCGGGCTGCGGCTGCTCGCCGAACGCGGCCTGGTCTACGACCTGGTGGTCAGGCCGCACCAGCTGCCCGCCGCGTACGAGGCGGCCGCCGCCTGCCCGGAACTCGCCTTCGTCCTCGACCACCTCGGGAAGCCGCCCGTCGCGTCCGGGGCGCTCGAACCCTGGGCCGGGGCCGTACGGCGGCTGGCCGCCCTGCCGAACACGGCCGGCAAGCTCTCCGGCCTGGTCACCGAGGCCGCTCCCGGCGCATGGACGGTCGGCGGCCTGCGGCCTTACGCGGAGACGGCGCTGGACGCGTTCGGTGCGGACCGGCTGATGTTCGGATCGGACTGGCCGGTGTGCGGGCTGGCCGCGGACTACACCGGGGTGCTGGCCGCGGCCCGCGCCCTGACCGGCGGGCTCAGCGCCGCGGAGCGGTCGGCGGTCTTCGCGGACACGGCGGCGCGCACGTACGGGCTCCACGGGCTCTGA
- a CDS encoding SDR family NAD(P)-dependent oxidoreductase, which yields MSEFNGRDSGGPESGGREFDGLSALVTGGASGIGLATARLLAGRGARVAVLDLDAAGLAPPLHGCTADLADDASVRAGVADAAGLLGGLDILVNNAGVGAAGTVEDNPDEQWHQVLDVNVLGIVRTTRAALPYLRRSAHAAIVNTCSVAATAGLPQRALYSASKGAVLSLTLAMAADHSREGVRVNCVNPATVDTPWVARLLNAADDPEAERAALNARQPTGRLVTADEVAHAIAYLASPAAASVTGTALAVDGGMAGLRLPPRPAAAPAPPAAAPAPAPAPAPAESGP from the coding sequence ATGAGCGAGTTCAACGGGCGCGACTCCGGCGGGCCGGAGTCCGGCGGGCGCGAGTTCGACGGGCTCTCGGCGCTCGTCACGGGCGGCGCCTCCGGTATCGGCCTCGCCACCGCGCGGTTGCTCGCCGGACGCGGCGCCCGCGTCGCCGTACTGGATCTGGACGCCGCCGGGCTCGCACCGCCACTGCACGGCTGCACGGCGGACCTTGCCGACGACGCGTCCGTACGGGCCGGGGTCGCGGACGCCGCCGGACTGCTCGGCGGGCTCGACATCCTCGTCAACAACGCCGGTGTCGGCGCCGCCGGAACCGTCGAGGACAACCCCGACGAGCAGTGGCACCAGGTGCTGGACGTCAACGTCCTCGGCATCGTCCGCACCACCCGCGCCGCCCTGCCGTATCTGCGCCGCTCCGCGCACGCGGCAATCGTCAACACCTGCTCGGTCGCGGCCACCGCCGGACTCCCGCAGCGTGCGCTCTACTCCGCGAGCAAGGGCGCCGTACTCTCGCTGACCCTCGCGATGGCCGCCGACCACAGCCGCGAGGGGGTACGGGTCAACTGCGTCAACCCCGCCACCGTCGACACCCCCTGGGTGGCCCGGCTGCTGAACGCCGCCGACGACCCCGAGGCGGAACGGGCCGCCCTGAACGCCCGCCAGCCCACCGGCCGGCTCGTCACGGCCGACGAAGTGGCGCACGCCATCGCGTACCTGGCGAGTCCGGCCGCCGCCTCCGTCACCGGCACCGCGCTGGCCGTCGACGGCGGCATGGCCGGGCTGCGGCTGCCCCCACGGCCCGCGGCCGCGCCCGCACCCCCGGCCGCGGCTCCGGCTCCGGCTCCGGCTCCGGCTCCGGCTGAGAGCGGGCCGTGA
- a CDS encoding SRPBCC family protein yields MTEQQGSAKTGFSYSVSARVAAPAARVWEAWTTPEQYVQWFGAKPGSVALDVRPGGAWKATLVFPDGTEFPLTGSYVEVEQPRRLVMSMDVPGAEPGIMVADFADAAEGGEAGTDVTLSQTSPTAEERDQSKQGSEMLLQQLSAYLG; encoded by the coding sequence ATGACCGAGCAGCAGGGCAGCGCGAAGACCGGATTCTCCTACTCCGTCTCCGCCCGGGTGGCCGCACCCGCGGCGCGCGTGTGGGAGGCGTGGACCACGCCCGAGCAGTACGTCCAGTGGTTCGGCGCCAAGCCGGGCTCGGTGGCGCTCGACGTACGGCCGGGCGGCGCCTGGAAGGCCACGCTGGTCTTCCCGGACGGCACCGAATTCCCGTTGACCGGCTCGTACGTCGAGGTCGAGCAGCCGCGGAGACTCGTGATGTCGATGGACGTGCCCGGCGCCGAACCGGGCATCATGGTGGCCGACTTCGCCGACGCGGCGGAGGGCGGCGAAGCCGGTACGGACGTCACCCTCTCGCAGACCTCCCCCACCGCCGAGGAGCGGGACCAGTCCAAGCAGGGCAGCGAGATGCTGCTGCAGCAGCTCTCCGCGTACCTGGGCTGA
- a CDS encoding LysR substrate-binding domain-containing protein, with product MELRHLRYFAVLAEELHFGRAADRLHMAQPPLSQRIRDLERELGVRLFDRTRHRVRLTEAGALLLEHVRPVLSGVETAREAMRRIRPGEAGVLRAGVPPDTGPMVLPTLTAGFARRVPDVLIDLHELTTDEQLARLREGELDAGVVRHPSDTVGLESGPVARRELGVVLPADHPSAAATATGGAYPGVDGAAAASPSAASPGAADPGSGSPSPPPVRLRDLNGAPLVIFPRSMAPRLYDHMLTVCRDEGFLPGSIRHARNPYFVHGLVLAGRGIHLNEAPAAPLPHGLVWRPLEGAVLSWRTSVVWVPSRHNEAISAFADAVSEGLATAGHRIGDTPAAG from the coding sequence ATGGAGCTCCGTCACCTGCGCTATTTCGCCGTGCTCGCCGAGGAACTCCACTTCGGCAGAGCCGCGGACCGGCTGCACATGGCCCAGCCCCCGCTGTCCCAGCGCATCCGCGATCTGGAACGGGAGCTGGGCGTGCGGCTGTTCGACCGTACGCGGCACCGGGTGCGGCTCACGGAGGCCGGCGCGCTGCTGCTGGAGCACGTACGGCCGGTGCTGTCCGGGGTGGAGACCGCGCGCGAGGCGATGCGCCGGATCCGGCCGGGCGAGGCGGGGGTGCTGCGGGCGGGCGTACCGCCCGACACCGGCCCGATGGTGCTGCCCACCCTGACGGCGGGCTTCGCGCGCCGGGTCCCGGACGTACTGATCGACCTGCACGAACTGACCACGGACGAGCAGCTGGCCCGGCTGCGCGAGGGCGAACTCGACGCGGGCGTGGTGCGCCACCCCTCGGACACGGTGGGGCTGGAGTCGGGGCCGGTGGCGCGGCGCGAACTGGGCGTGGTCCTGCCCGCGGACCACCCGTCGGCCGCCGCCACGGCAACGGGCGGCGCGTACCCGGGAGTTGACGGCGCGGCCGCCGCGTCCCCGTCCGCCGCGTCCCCGGGCGCGGCGGACCCCGGGAGCGGCAGCCCGTCCCCGCCCCCCGTCCGGCTACGCGACCTCAACGGCGCGCCGCTGGTCATCTTCCCGCGCTCGATGGCGCCCCGGCTCTACGACCACATGCTCACGGTCTGCCGCGACGAGGGCTTCCTGCCGGGCTCCATCCGGCACGCCCGCAACCCGTACTTCGTCCACGGCCTGGTCCTGGCCGGCCGGGGCATCCACCTCAACGAGGCCCCGGCCGCGCCGCTCCCCCACGGCCTGGTCTGGCGCCCTCTGGAGGGCGCGGTGCTGTCCTGGCGCACCTCGGTGGTCTGGGTCCCCAGCCGCCACAACGAGGCGATCTCCGCCTTCGCGGACGCCGTCTCGGAGGGCCTGGCCACGGCGGGGCACCGCATCGGTGACACTCCCGCCGCGGGCTGA